One window of Verrucomicrobiia bacterium genomic DNA carries:
- a CDS encoding XRE family transcriptional regulator — MTTSVAAAPYLAYGKLIHAWRNEIKHTFDMVSQGTGIAVDRLKALEKGALKPEWPELEALAKYLRVGVRDLLPFENDLDRGCKFLRNKESTKFDQQRAGRTQYTYWNRVMSSALPAIKPVELLLHLNRREDVVMNRGHFFHQYTQVLHGGPVAFLWEWEGTVHEEVFTTGDSWLIPGFVPHAFYSPDAANPGRILALTMGQHLTGDAAQELSLLGKDNVGRIVHDAADYYPKGSANPQ, encoded by the coding sequence GAAACGAAATCAAGCACACCTTCGACATGGTCAGCCAGGGCACCGGCATTGCGGTCGACCGCTTGAAGGCGCTTGAAAAAGGCGCGTTGAAACCTGAGTGGCCGGAGCTGGAAGCGCTCGCCAAGTACCTGCGCGTCGGCGTCCGCGACCTCCTGCCTTTTGAAAACGACCTGGACCGCGGCTGCAAATTCCTGCGTAACAAGGAATCCACCAAGTTCGACCAGCAGCGCGCCGGGCGCACGCAGTACACCTACTGGAACCGCGTGATGTCGTCCGCGCTTCCGGCCATCAAGCCCGTGGAACTTCTCCTTCATCTCAACCGCCGCGAAGACGTGGTCATGAACCGCGGCCATTTTTTCCATCAGTACACGCAGGTCCTGCACGGCGGCCCGGTCGCTTTTTTGTGGGAATGGGAAGGCACGGTCCACGAAGAAGTGTTCACGACCGGCGATTCCTGGCTGATCCCGGGCTTTGTGCCGCATGCTTTTTATTCTCCGGACGCAGCGAATCCCGGACGCATCCTGGCGCTCACCATGGGCCAGCACCTCACCGGCGACGCGGCGCAGGAGCTTTCGCTGCTCGGTAAAGACAATGTCGGCCGCATCGTCCATGACGCCGCGGACTATTATCCCAAAGGGAGCGCGAATCCCCAGTGA